A window of the Paenibacillus woosongensis genome harbors these coding sequences:
- a CDS encoding DUF2306 domain-containing protein → MLNKKALYLLSVVSLAFIIYVVYYNFVYDPQAAGFLSHKTNLKRPLQIPVWLNVMYIHVIFACLAMGSGSINFSSSLFERSRKFHRINGYVYFVSVFLVSLTSGYMAPFATGGKLTSIPFNLLNMIWPGMTVIALYHIKKRDMIRHRNWMFRSYAFCFTNLFIHLISLLCHHAFGLAYKTSYILGVYGSITLLLILPSLVLARKKRLFI, encoded by the coding sequence ATGCTGAACAAGAAAGCGCTCTATCTTCTCTCGGTCGTTTCACTAGCCTTTATCATTTATGTCGTCTATTATAACTTTGTCTACGACCCGCAAGCGGCGGGCTTTCTAAGCCACAAAACAAATCTTAAACGGCCTCTCCAAATTCCCGTTTGGCTTAATGTCATGTATATTCATGTCATTTTTGCCTGTCTAGCCATGGGATCGGGCAGCATCAATTTTTCTAGCAGCTTATTCGAGCGCTCCCGCAAATTTCATAGGATCAACGGTTACGTCTATTTCGTATCCGTGTTTCTCGTCTCCTTGACGTCCGGCTATATGGCTCCATTCGCCACAGGCGGGAAGCTGACCAGCATTCCCTTCAATCTGCTGAATATGATCTGGCCCGGCATGACGGTGATCGCGCTGTATCATATTAAAAAACGGGACATGATTCGCCATCGTAACTGGATGTTCCGCAGCTACGCCTTCTGTTTTACGAATCTGTTCATTCATCTGATTTCCTTGCTGTGCCATCATGCATTTGGCCTTGCTTATAAGACCAGCTACATCCTTGGGGTGTACGGCTCAATCACGCTGCTGCTTATTTTGCCATCGCTGGTGTTAGCCCGCAAGAAGAGGTTATTTATCTAA
- a CDS encoding response regulator: MLRAIIVDDEELSVKRLRRILAASREISSCHEFLNPLEAIEFVKANPVDIAFLDISMPEIHGMKLSASLLELDDSLEIVFVTGYDEYAVQAFDMSALDYLLKPVTAERVSRTLHKFRKIQNLPATSPSPSPAAALTVRLFNGLKVFRGENTEPLKLRSPKTEELFAYLICKRVVSREEIIDTLWHGLEPEKAWKNLNSTLYYIRKAIGQSKAGGCIVADRNEIRIDERALDCDLYSFERLLRQYRPLSDKNTEWIREAEALYAGPLLKGKAYEWAGERAHQLEHGFLQLLELAARSCLERGQSRQALYYFNEILKMDTLREDIGYEAIRVLIELGRLNEALRQYQVLAEELQRELGVEPGPHIQELVNGLRP; the protein is encoded by the coding sequence ATGCTAAGAGCGATTATCGTGGATGATGAAGAACTATCGGTCAAACGGCTAAGACGGATTCTGGCCGCAAGCAGAGAGATCAGCTCCTGCCATGAGTTCCTTAACCCGCTTGAAGCAATTGAATTCGTTAAAGCGAATCCGGTCGACATTGCTTTTCTCGACATTTCCATGCCGGAGATTCATGGAATGAAGCTGTCTGCCAGCTTGCTTGAGCTGGACGATTCGCTTGAAATCGTATTCGTAACCGGATATGACGAGTATGCGGTTCAAGCTTTTGATATGAGTGCGCTGGATTATTTGCTGAAGCCAGTCACGGCGGAGCGTGTGTCCAGGACGCTGCATAAGTTTAGAAAAATCCAGAACTTGCCCGCGACATCTCCTTCCCCTTCTCCGGCAGCTGCTCTGACGGTTCGCCTGTTCAACGGGCTCAAAGTGTTCCGGGGAGAGAATACTGAGCCCCTTAAGCTCAGAAGCCCGAAGACGGAGGAACTGTTCGCTTATCTTATCTGCAAGCGGGTGGTCAGCCGGGAAGAAATTATCGATACCTTGTGGCATGGATTGGAGCCTGAAAAGGCATGGAAAAATTTAAATTCCACCCTTTATTACATCCGCAAGGCGATAGGACAGAGCAAGGCGGGAGGCTGTATCGTGGCGGACCGGAACGAAATCCGGATCGATGAGCGTGCGCTCGACTGCGATTTATATTCATTCGAACGCTTGCTGAGACAATACAGGCCGTTGTCAGATAAGAACACGGAATGGATAAGAGAGGCTGAGGCGTTGTATGCAGGGCCGCTTTTAAAGGGAAAAGCTTATGAATGGGCAGGTGAAAGGGCACATCAGCTGGAGCACGGCTTCCTTCAACTGCTGGAATTGGCCGCAAGATCCTGCTTGGAGCGAGGGCAGTCTCGACAAGCGCTATATTACTTTAACGAGATATTGAAGATGGATACGCTCAGAGAGGATATTGGCTACGAGGCCATCCGGGTCCTTATCGAGCTTGGCCGGCTGAATGAAGCTTTGAGACAGTATCAAGTGCTGGCGGAGGAGCTGCAAAGGGAGCTGGGCGTGGAGCCGGGGCCGCATATTCAAGAACTTGTTAATGGATTGCGGCCGTAG
- a CDS encoding cellulose binding domain-containing protein yields the protein MTHKDQWSSRRDEIKALAENFQYGVKPPKPDSVTGSYGNNNITVTSRLGSKSVSFTATIQYPSTGSAPYPAVIGIGMSNLNNAELSRLGVAVINLPNDDIANQTNASSRGKGKFYDLYGSNHSAGSIMAWAWGVSRLIDALETTSATRIDAQRLGVTGCSRNGKGALAAGAWDERIALTIPQEPGAGGSSSWRINDSLLASGQNVQTLSQIVTENTWFTSSFAQFGNAVNKLPFDMHSITALVAPRALLIIENPDYDWLGPSSAYQSAMTSRMVWDALGVSDRMGFSQVGGHAHCSFPASQQSEVTAYIQKFLIGGGTGNTNIMKTDRGYTFDKARWVDWTIPSLTQAPIPTPTPTPTPTPTPTPTPTPTPSGSLVVQYKAGDTNTSDNQIKPHFNIKNNGTSAVNLSDLKLRYYFSKEGSAAVNAWIDWAQIGSANITTAFTDAYVELGFGSGAGVIPAGGQTGDIQLRMSKSDWSNFDETNDYSYDATKNSYTDWDRVTLYQNGTLVWGVEP from the coding sequence ATGACCCATAAAGATCAATGGTCGTCCCGCCGTGATGAAATCAAAGCTTTGGCCGAGAACTTCCAGTACGGCGTCAAACCTCCGAAACCGGATTCTGTTACAGGATCGTACGGCAATAACAACATTACCGTAACCAGCAGGCTTGGCTCCAAATCCGTCTCCTTTACGGCTACCATACAATATCCGAGCACAGGGAGCGCGCCTTATCCCGCGGTCATCGGAATAGGCATGTCTAATCTGAATAATGCGGAATTATCCAGACTAGGCGTTGCTGTCATTAATTTGCCTAATGATGATATTGCGAACCAGACCAATGCAAGCTCAAGGGGAAAAGGAAAGTTCTATGATCTATATGGCAGTAATCATTCTGCTGGTTCGATTATGGCATGGGCCTGGGGCGTCAGCCGCCTGATTGATGCACTTGAGACCACTTCAGCAACCCGGATTGACGCGCAAAGACTAGGTGTAACAGGTTGTTCGCGTAATGGAAAAGGGGCTCTGGCAGCAGGTGCGTGGGATGAGCGAATTGCTTTGACTATACCCCAAGAACCTGGCGCAGGGGGATCATCAAGCTGGCGGATAAACGACAGCCTGCTAGCTTCAGGCCAAAACGTACAGACATTGTCACAGATTGTGACGGAAAATACCTGGTTCACTTCTTCATTTGCCCAATTTGGCAATGCAGTCAATAAACTCCCTTTCGATATGCATTCGATTACAGCATTAGTTGCACCTCGTGCACTACTGATCATCGAAAATCCCGACTACGATTGGCTAGGTCCATCCAGTGCTTATCAGTCCGCAATGACTTCGCGAATGGTATGGGATGCGCTCGGTGTATCTGATCGTATGGGCTTTTCGCAGGTAGGGGGTCATGCCCACTGTTCATTTCCAGCATCTCAGCAATCGGAGGTAACCGCTTACATTCAGAAGTTCCTAATTGGCGGGGGCACTGGCAACACCAACATTATGAAAACGGATAGAGGATATACCTTCGATAAAGCAAGATGGGTAGACTGGACGATTCCCTCGCTAACGCAGGCGCCGATACCAACACCAACACCGACGCCGACACCAACACCAACACCGACACCAACACCAACACCGACGCCAAGCGGAAGCCTGGTTGTACAGTATAAGGCTGGTGATACAAATACGAGCGACAATCAGATCAAACCGCATTTCAATATTAAGAATAACGGCACCAGTGCCGTCAATTTGAGCGATCTCAAGCTGCGCTACTATTTTAGCAAGGAAGGCAGCGCGGCGGTGAATGCCTGGATCGACTGGGCACAGATTGGCAGTGCCAATATTACTACTGCCTTTACGGATGCTTATGTTGAATTAGGTTTTGGCTCGGGGGCTGGAGTCATTCCAGCAGGAGGACAGACGGGAGATATTCAACTGCGAATGTCGAAATCGGATTGGTCAAATTTCGATGAGACAAACGATTACTCGTATGATGCAACTAAAAACTCTTATACGGATTGGGATCGTGTCACTCTCTATCAGAATGGAACGCTTGTATGGGGAGTGGAACCCTAG
- a CDS encoding glycoside hydrolase family 43 protein — protein sequence MSKPVKQNEPLVTHIYTADPSAHVFEGKLYIYPSHDLDHEMESNDNGDQYDMEDYHVLSMEDTESPCVDHGEVLHLRDIPWAKQQLWAPDAAYKNNTYYLFFPARDHDGIFRLGVATSSSPAGPFTPQPDYIPGSFSIDPAVLVDEDDKAYIYFGGLWGGQLEKWQTGTFKPDAEGPATDAPALGPRVAELSEDMLTFKDTPVEISIVDEDGNPLLAGDEDRRFFEGPWVHKHNGYYYLSYSTGSTHKIVYAMSKNPMGPYVYKGTILTPVLGWTTHHSIVQFKDKWYLFYHDSSLSGGADNKRSVKFTELKYNEDGTIQTIDPYK from the coding sequence ATGAGCAAACCAGTAAAACAAAACGAGCCTTTAGTTACTCATATTTATACCGCAGACCCTTCTGCCCACGTATTTGAGGGCAAGCTGTACATCTACCCTTCGCATGACCTTGATCATGAAATGGAATCCAATGACAACGGCGACCAATACGACATGGAGGATTACCACGTCCTATCCATGGAAGATACTGAGTCCCCTTGCGTTGACCACGGCGAGGTTCTGCATCTTCGCGACATTCCATGGGCCAAGCAGCAGCTGTGGGCTCCCGATGCCGCCTACAAGAACAATACATATTACTTGTTCTTCCCAGCCCGGGATCATGACGGCATCTTCAGACTCGGCGTAGCAACCAGTTCTTCTCCAGCCGGGCCGTTTACGCCGCAGCCGGACTATATCCCGGGAAGCTTCAGCATCGATCCTGCCGTTCTGGTCGATGAGGACGACAAAGCATATATTTATTTCGGCGGCCTGTGGGGCGGACAGCTGGAGAAATGGCAAACCGGCACCTTCAAGCCTGACGCAGAGGGGCCTGCTACAGACGCGCCTGCGCTTGGGCCAAGAGTGGCCGAGCTCAGCGAGGATATGCTGACCTTCAAAGACACGCCTGTAGAAATATCCATCGTGGACGAGGACGGAAATCCGCTGCTTGCCGGCGATGAGGATCGCAGATTTTTCGAAGGACCATGGGTTCATAAACATAACGGGTACTACTACCTGTCCTATTCAACCGGTTCTACACACAAAATCGTCTATGCGATGAGCAAAAATCCAATGGGTCCTTACGTTTACAAAGGGACGATTCTAACGCCTGTTCTCGGCTGGACCACCCACCATTCTATCGTGCAATTCAAGGACAAATGGTATTTGTTCTACCACGACAGCTCCTTGTCCGGAGGAGCCGACAACAAGCGCAGTGTGAAGTTCACGGAACTGAAATACAACGAAGACGGGACAATCCAGACGATCGATCCATATAAATAA
- a CDS encoding YjcZ family sporulation protein, producing MGELGGIGSCGGLFTSTGVILVLFILLVIVSRAFVI from the coding sequence ATGGGAGAACTGGGTGGAATCGGCAGCTGTGGCGGCCTGTTCACTAGCACAGGCGTAATCCTTGTGCTCTTCATTCTGTTGGTTATTGTTTCCCGTGCGTTTGTTATCTAA
- a CDS encoding hybrid sensor histidine kinase/response regulator — protein MPRRTLVVALISLILVVLIPLSIMNDHDSQREDLRVRQGVMELSAWDSTRDARIKLDGEWEFYWEELLPPAAFRQVGPNRPLPSAYMEVPSRWNGKIINGSPLPAYGSATYRMVLKDLPFSGVFALKKTNIRFSSAIYVNGTKLFEDGQPSEQPVSYEPGNIPQFGVFSAERGDIEIIVQVANYDYINGGIPLSLYFGKQSAMTGYQEKSMMRESGTLAILGMLALIYLICFVAAAIYRKKDYALLLSAMICLLFALYHGLVGERSLLIFWPGLPFEALYKLKDMTSLACFIALALFFHQFQKSMISLKFTQGVAAVLGLSLILGPFLPIHIYTSIQSYIIVFYELLLVWLLIRAAVLYINSSAEQRLKSLLVFMSILAINLYSIDTILLALSIKENLWLGQFYIIFFNIIMIFLIVLRFFEAYHTIDEMKNRLLQLDRVKDDFLSNTSHELKTPLNAIVSITDSLLRGVEGKLTEQQAQNLAIVMGSGRRLTHLVNELLDYSKMKHGDIALYKSRTDLQSAVDSVIRIHLFLLGGKSILLENTVPAHFPGVEADGNRLAQILHNLIGNAVKFTEQGKVSISAKVIAGMAQVRVTDTGIGIDAYMQERIFQDYEQADEVRNSRYGGTGLGLSITKRLVELHGGHIVVESAPGQGSSFIFTLPLASTGENKADWPLVEREQLRQGIRPAAQEYPLYIHGEIDEPILVVDDDFANLQSMINLFKLEKHSIVVVNRGQLALDEVARHPGFFLVILDITMPDMTGYEVLNRIRERYSPFELPVLMLTAKNSVSDMKLSMENGANDFVGKPFEAEELMARVKSLTGLKSSVKQARDAEIAFLRSQINPHFLYNALNSIAELCVDDPERAEALTLHLSQYLRGSFDFKQLDSLTTLERELELVRAYVHIEKARFGARLQVEYDLNADPYTRIPPLILQPLAENAIRHGLMSNLKGGQVKIFVRKEAGEIIRFAVEDNGCGMSERRLKEVLRPDPDKQGVGLWNIGQRIKLLYGTAIRIDSTEGAGTRVSFDIPSEPMQRIGG, from the coding sequence GTGCCCAGAAGGACATTGGTTGTAGCGTTGATCAGTTTGATCCTCGTTGTTCTTATTCCGTTGTCGATCATGAACGATCATGATTCGCAAAGAGAGGATTTACGGGTTCGGCAGGGGGTTATGGAGCTCTCGGCATGGGACTCGACAAGAGATGCAAGGATTAAGCTTGATGGGGAATGGGAATTTTATTGGGAGGAGTTGTTGCCTCCTGCAGCCTTTCGACAAGTGGGACCGAACAGGCCTTTGCCTAGTGCTTATATGGAGGTGCCTTCCCGATGGAATGGGAAAATCATCAACGGCAGCCCTCTTCCCGCCTATGGCTCAGCTACTTACCGTATGGTATTGAAGGATCTGCCTTTCAGTGGTGTCTTTGCATTGAAAAAAACGAATATACGCTTCTCCAGCGCGATATATGTCAACGGGACCAAGCTGTTCGAGGATGGGCAGCCGTCTGAGCAGCCAGTCAGCTATGAGCCGGGAAATATTCCGCAGTTTGGTGTTTTCTCTGCAGAGAGGGGCGATATCGAGATCATTGTGCAGGTTGCCAATTATGACTATATTAACGGCGGGATTCCGCTATCGTTATATTTTGGCAAGCAGTCGGCCATGACCGGATACCAGGAGAAGAGTATGATGCGCGAATCCGGCACCTTGGCTATTCTCGGCATGCTTGCGCTCATTTATCTCATTTGTTTTGTAGCAGCCGCTATTTATCGTAAGAAGGATTATGCCCTGCTGCTCTCCGCCATGATTTGCCTGCTGTTTGCGCTATATCACGGCTTGGTGGGAGAACGTTCGCTTCTAATATTTTGGCCAGGCCTTCCGTTCGAGGCCCTATATAAATTGAAGGATATGACTTCGTTAGCCTGCTTCATTGCTCTAGCCCTCTTCTTCCATCAATTTCAGAAGAGCATGATTTCATTGAAATTTACGCAAGGCGTGGCGGCCGTGCTGGGACTTTCACTCATTTTAGGGCCGTTTTTGCCTATTCACATTTACACGTCCATCCAATCTTACATTATTGTATTCTACGAGTTGCTGTTAGTTTGGCTGCTTATTCGGGCGGCTGTGCTATATATTAACAGTTCCGCAGAGCAGCGTTTGAAATCGCTGCTCGTATTCATGTCGATTCTCGCGATTAATTTGTATTCCATCGATACTATACTGTTGGCTCTCTCTATTAAGGAAAATCTATGGCTCGGGCAATTTTATATCATTTTCTTCAATATCATCATGATTTTTCTGATTGTGCTGCGTTTTTTCGAGGCTTACCATACGATCGACGAAATGAAGAATCGCCTTCTTCAACTAGATCGGGTCAAGGACGATTTCTTATCCAATACCTCTCATGAGCTGAAGACGCCTTTAAATGCTATTGTGAGCATTACGGACAGTCTGTTAAGGGGAGTTGAGGGCAAGCTTACCGAGCAGCAGGCGCAAAACCTGGCGATTGTCATGGGAAGCGGCAGGAGGCTGACGCATCTCGTTAATGAACTGCTCGATTATTCAAAAATGAAGCATGGGGATATTGCGCTTTATAAGAGCAGGACGGATTTGCAATCCGCTGTTGACTCGGTGATCCGGATTCACTTGTTTTTGCTCGGCGGAAAATCGATCCTGCTGGAGAATACCGTTCCCGCCCATTTTCCCGGTGTAGAAGCGGACGGTAACCGCTTGGCGCAAATCCTGCATAATTTGATCGGGAATGCGGTCAAGTTCACCGAGCAGGGCAAGGTGAGCATCAGCGCTAAAGTGATTGCAGGGATGGCCCAAGTACGGGTAACGGATACAGGCATCGGGATTGATGCCTATATGCAGGAGCGGATTTTTCAGGATTATGAACAGGCGGATGAGGTCCGCAACAGCCGCTATGGCGGAACGGGCCTTGGTCTAAGCATTACGAAGAGGCTGGTCGAGCTTCACGGCGGACATATTGTCGTGGAGTCTGCGCCTGGGCAGGGTTCGTCGTTTATCTTTACGCTTCCGCTCGCCTCTACAGGGGAGAATAAAGCGGACTGGCCGCTAGTCGAAAGGGAGCAGTTAAGACAAGGCATTCGCCCTGCTGCCCAGGAGTACCCTCTCTATATTCATGGGGAAATTGACGAGCCGATTCTAGTCGTGGACGACGACTTTGCCAACCTGCAATCGATGATCAATCTGTTTAAGCTGGAGAAGCATTCGATTGTTGTCGTCAACCGCGGTCAGCTGGCGTTGGATGAAGTCGCCAGACACCCGGGTTTCTTTCTCGTTATCCTCGATATTACGATGCCTGATATGACCGGATACGAGGTGCTGAACCGCATCCGGGAGAGGTACTCTCCCTTCGAGCTCCCGGTGCTGATGCTTACGGCCAAGAACAGTGTGTCGGATATGAAGCTGTCGATGGAGAACGGAGCCAATGATTTCGTCGGCAAGCCGTTTGAAGCGGAGGAGTTAATGGCTCGCGTCAAAAGCCTGACCGGATTGAAATCATCCGTAAAACAAGCCAGAGACGCGGAAATCGCTTTTTTGCGATCCCAGATCAATCCTCATTTTCTCTACAATGCCTTGAATTCCATTGCCGAGTTGTGCGTGGATGATCCTGAGCGGGCCGAGGCATTAACGCTGCATCTCTCACAGTATTTGCGAGGCAGCTTTGATTTCAAGCAGCTGGACTCCCTAACGACACTGGAGAGAGAACTGGAGCTGGTACGGGCCTATGTCCATATCGAAAAGGCGCGTTTTGGCGCAAGGCTGCAGGTGGAATATGATTTGAATGCCGACCCGTATACCCGGATTCCGCCGCTGATTTTGCAGCCGCTGGCAGAAAATGCGATACGGCATGGACTGATGTCCAATTTAAAGGGCGGACAAGTGAAGATATTTGTTAGGAAGGAAGCCGGCGAAATCATCCGTTTTGCCGTTGAAGACAATGGATGCGGCATGAGCGAACGCAGGCTGAAGGAAGTGCTGAGGCCCGACCCGGATAAGCAGGGTGTAGGACTGTGGAATATCGGCCAGCGCATCAAGCTTCTATATGGCACGGCGATCAGGATAGATAGCACGGAGGGCGCCGGGACGAGGGTTTCCTTTGATATTCCGTCCGAGCCTATGCAGCGGATTGGGGGTTAG